The genomic DNA gatggagcagctacaaagttctcttttcttctcgctggtacttactgatcaggtgattgatgaaggacctccagctgtttcaaagtaaaggtttaatggtggttacaggaaaagtcgctgctgctttggacactagaaaaacgtttccttttgctCCACCCGAGCTCTCGGTAACGGCTCCACCTTTTTGCACTTGCTgcgtgtgcacagactgcacgtaaaacagctgctgctgttgctgaaacactgtgaacataattttgtaatgcttttaaTCTTGATGCTTCTGTCTTGATGCTGTTGGATATataagacacacacaaatatttcaataactgaAGTCCAGGAACTCCATCCCAGATAGGAACATGAGTTTGGAAATTGTTCCCAAATGGATCTCTAATTCATGACTTCACGAGGACACGCCTCCTCCATGCCACCTTGTGTCTTACCTGatccagggctggactgggacaaaaactTGGCCttggcatttttggcttggACCGGCCAGCAACTATGTCATAAAAGCATTTGACACAGTCTTATTCAATGTGGGCATACATATGCTAATaatgcttttatattttttttacacttactttAGTAATACTTAAATTTCAAAGGttttagcagttttaaaatctgttatttcactattttgagtgcttttttttaaagaagaaagagctttatttgtcacatacatgcagtgaaattcagtctctgcatttaacccatcacacattgAGTATGTAGCACACACAGCTCAGTGTGGACCAGGGGGCAGCCAGAAAACGCCCAGGGAGCAACCTGGAGGGGTAAGGaccttgctcagggacccacagtgatgtcaGCCCAAGGATTcaaaccagggtcctctcagtgatgaaccttcttcctctcccctaggccaccactcccagTCAGCCGTGttgaaacatgtttaaccagaggctacaaattcaatctattcaacacacctttaacctaaatacctaaaatgctatgatgtcgcctaaaatggacacttgctgctcctccaacacttctcggccttgatCATTTTTTATCAGATTAAAGGTGCCGTGGCTgtatgcaaataccaataaatattgatactaatcaattgccattgctcatcattctcatgtaatagagctaatgttacctccatcacctcaaagtccctgtattatTCTAACATTACTACCTGCTTCTACACTTTCccgctcactctgtccctcggtttcctttccaaagcctgcatctctggttGCTCCTCTCCCTGCCCAcggctgctgtcttcacctacagctgctgttgctgcagcattgctgttacagaggacgtggaggctacagcagtgaacatgtctgtgatctttacacattttgtagcatctacagtgacactCCTCAATTTCTCCACACGTAACTTCTCTGCACCCCCTTTCTGTCGGTTTCTCCACGTTGCCTCTCCTTTAGCACACTGAAACTAGTGGAGTTAGCGTGGACCgcgcagagaaagggtggggctgctttcatcctatatcctgattggttcagtccactgtctatattgaagatggacCAATTGGCCGCCCTCTCGAAAATGTGGGCCAGtctcttaggaaaaaaaaaagggaagaaaaaaaaacgcaaCAGCCTCGGGCCCTGAGGACTGTCAGCCCACCGGCCAAATGACCAGTACACCAGattaccagtccagccctgaCCTGATCTCCGCTCTGTGGCAGTCTGAAGGTGGCTCACTCCCTGTTTACGTTTTCATGTTGCTCTTGTTCAGAGTAGTCTGCTGACCCATCACTCAGGTACACTTTAACCACCGCGTCTGCAGCCAGTGATGTCGTCTGAGCTCACCTGTCTGTTCTTCACACCTGTGGActcatgtataaaaatgtatccTTTCCATGCTCTGTCTATCTGCATGGTTTTCAGATGTAATAGGAAAGAAGgaaattatgtgtgtgtgctcacacatctgtctctgtgtgaggAAACTGATGAAAACAGACATTCAGCCCATCCTTGGATCTAGATCCCAGCATGCCGGCTGCTGCCGTAGTGCCTGTTTATCCATCCTGGCAGGCTTTGATTTCTCCATGTTTCCTTAGATTTGAACACAGGATACTCCGTAGATCAGAGCAGCACTGCCTCTGGGAGCAAACCAAGATGGTGGCGCTTCGGGGAATGACTTCCCTCATCAACAGGGTGTTCATATCCTGTgacctaggctgctgaggggttcccatgatgcactgagggtTTCTTCTTCAATCtgttataccccactctgtatttaatcattagttattattaatctatgtctctctcccccctcaccccaaccagtcacagcagagttTTCCCTGTTTCTCTGTATCTGTGTAGGCTCTTTACCTGAGGTATAAAGCGCCAtgatgtgactgtttgttgtgatttagtgctttataaataaaactggattgAATTTCTGGGGTGTGTAACAGAACCAGTTTGACATGAACGGTGGGCGAGAGACCTTCACacagactgagagagagagcaacCGTTTCCTTCCAGATGACTTCACCTTAAAAATATGGGTGAGCGACACcaaccctctctctctctctctctctctctctctctctctctctctctctctcctctgtctccaaaaacaaacagcccCTCTTGCACCGTTGTCACGGTAACAGGCCCCTCCCCCGGGGTGTGGTCGATCCTCAGGCTGCAGAGAGAGTTAACCCTTGAGCTCCTCATGAGCTCATGTTTGTCTGCTGCCCCGCAGATATTCTTTATaactcctgttttatttattatacatgCACTTAGGTCTCATTTCATGTTTAACTCTAATAAAAACCTGCTGTGTTTTCCTTTACTCTGACAGATTATctgacaggaagtgataaaccaatgTGACTCTATCACAATAAAAGTCTGTCACAGTGGCCTCAGTCTGTTTTCAGGCTCTGGCAGTGAAGGAGTTAAAGGTGTGGATGCTTTCACACTTGGAAAGCTGGACGGAAAGTTTTCTTCAGAGGCAGCcaatctctcacacacacacacacacacacacacacacacacacacacacacacacagcctgacTGAGGCAGTCAGGAAGCAGCTCCACAGTTTTCCTGTAGCAGCGATAGTCTGTGGACATTTTGGAGTTTCTGTATTTATACTGTCATCATGGTGACCACGGAGACTCACCAGTCTCAGGACCTTCTGGTCCCCCCACAGAACCAGGACCAGCAGGACCCGGAGAACCAGCAAGAAGAGGACCCAGCCTCGCCCTCTTCCCAACTCATGGGATTCGATCCAGAGAAGATGAGTCAGGGCCCCGTCAACGCCATCACAGTCCTCACCCTGCTGGATAAGCTGGTCAATATGCTGGACGCCGTGCAGGAAAACCAGCACAAGATGGAGGTGAGGGGGGCGCCGGGGCCACACCTGCATACCAGTTCTCAGAGGCCAGTACGCAGGGTACTGACAGGTTCCTGAATCAGGCCTGAAGGAGTAGCCAAGCTCCACCTAAAAATCTGCAGATTTAActcaaactttaacattagttCAGTTTAAATAGAAACAGGAGGGGCATGTTGGTGTTTCCAGGATCAGAGGCAGCTCCAAACCAAACTCCACCTAAAAAACTGCAGATTTCCCTTTAAAACCCGTGTTTCTACGTTCTTTTAGCGTTCGCTCCTTTCTGACTTTCACACCAACATGATGGCAGCTGCTGCCTGCCAGATGTGGCGCTCTGCTGTACTGTGGATTCCTCTCATATTCGTCACTGAGAGATGTTGACAGACTACGGATAAGTAACAATGCTTTGAAGCAGGGTTTCGGTTTTCAGTTATCTGCAAGCTCTATAACCTGTGACCTAACCTCTATTTAATATAGAATCTGCAATACAAGACTCATGACTTATAACAACTATGATCTATAAGATATTTAATTATATAATCTATAATGTGAACTGTTACATTTATAATCTGTAACCTAACATGTATATTCTATATAATCTATAATGTGTAACATAACACAATGTCTGCAGGCTCTGAGATGTAGTTAttgattattttcagtttttgagaGGCAAGTTATTGATCTCTGAGGTTATTGGCTGGTCGTCTCTCAGGTGCACCAGATGGAGATGGAGGGCGTGGTCAGAGGGATCCAGGCTGACATGACCAAACTTTCCAAGAGTCACAGTCACACCTCGAACACCGTCAGCAAACTGCTGGACAAGAGCCGCAAGCTGTCTGTCACCATGAAGGAGGTCAGTGAACACAGCACAGGTACACAGGACACCTGTTTCAGTAAATGCACCTGTGTCAGTGGACACACCTGTGCCACACCTGTCACCTGTGTGTTGTTGCAGATTCGTGATAAGATGGAGCGCCAGGGCATGCAGGTGAAGAAGCTGCAGGCGAACCATGCCCATCTGATCAACAGGAACAACTTCAGAGTCCTCATCTTCCAGGTCAGTgatacacctgtacaggtgggtcagaggtcaggcagACCATCAGCCGCTTCAGAGATTCAGGTGTATCTAGGAAACCATGTTCAGgatttcctgttcttttttgtgacttttttatttgaaaatagcCAGGTTCAACCTGAGAGCTAAAAAGCTCCTCCCACCTTCATCTACAGAGGTGTGAGCCTAACACTTGGATCAGGAGCTCTGAGGCATGCTGGGAGATGTAGGTATGATGAAAGGAGGTCTGTTAGTTTCCTGCTGGCTCACAGCTCATCTCCTTATTTGGTCGCTGGCTCCTGAAGGAAATGAACTGGAAAAATGGAGTGCGGTCATGTGATATGGTTGTCATGGTGACAGTTATGGGgtcattttttatttccatAGATGTCCTCAGGGCTGATATGAGCTGATGTGGTATGCAGTAAAACTCTGCTGTAGTACTTGGGTTAATACTACAGGCAGTAACACAGTCAGTACTAAACCAGACTGACAGTAAACACTCCCGTCCTCCTAAAATTCCCAGCATTCCTCAGCAGAGTTTTTACAAACATGCATGAGTCAATGTGATACAGTATCTCACATTGACCCCGCTGTGTTTACACACTGAATACCTCTGTGTGGACTACACCGCATACACTTCACTGAGGTTCTTGTGATTTTGTTCTGGGTATGTTGGTTCTGGTTGATGTGGTTCCACTGATGGTGAACTTACAGAGGGACTTACAGGGAGCTTTAACACAACAGAATTCTCCTTACAGGCTACACTTGTTCCTTTCCTGGTTCCACTACTGTTCTATTGAGATGCCACAAAGGGGGTTACTTTCTCATAAAGTTTCCCTAAATTGAATTCAATTCGCCGTGAGTTCCACTGTGGTCTCCCATAAGGTTCCTGGGAAGTCCTGGTAGGGTCCATGAAGGTTTCCTGAGCACTCCTACAATAGTTCCAATTATAATACAATAAGATCCGGTTCTCTCCTCTATAGCTCACCAGAGAGCCTCCtaatgttttcctgttttctgccCAAGGAGGAGAACGAGATCCCCTCCACTGTTTTTGTGAAGGATCCTCCTCCATACCCTCGGGATGAGATTTTGGAGGAAGGTGAGGAAGGCAGCATTGATGTCAACTGTTCCCAAGAGGGTGGGCTCCATACTATTGACCTGTCATCTGACGAAGATGTGGGGCTGGAGGCAGAGATAGAGGATGAGGAGGTGTGGCCTCAAGATTTGGAGAACATGGAGAAGTCCAGAGCTGAGAAACTGAAACATTCCAGTCTGAAGAAGGTGAGAACTAAAGACAGGCTGAggtgtgcagacagacagacaggtaatcatctctctgtctgcaggTCGACAGCCTGAAGAAGGCATTCTCCAGGCAGAACATTGAGAAGAAGATGACAAAGATTGGAACAAAGATAGTTTCTGCAGAACAAAGAGAGAAGATCAAACAGAGGACCTCCAGCTTGAAGGTTTCACCTTTGAGCTTCCACATCAGGAAGGTACAGAGTTCATTATTATTCATAGGCATAGGAGtgggggggcaaaaaaaaaatacttgattttgaaatctttaactcccgtgcttttattttgaaggcacaacatagcgtcatgtcactgcgctccccccgcccccTTCTGAATGGCTCTGCAAtagagtcagaaactcttttgaatgaggtaaaacggtcttTCGGGGGATGTTGCCATGAATTATAAAAACAAGccatgaatatggcttgtttttATAACGtcttgtcagtttactttcatacatagAAGCCAAATCTTTTTTGGttcagtcatcttaatcctGGGATGGTCACTCGTCCAATATTTAACTGCTAACTTTGCCTAGAAGTTAGCTAAACTAGCCAAAATATTTTGTTATCTCATTTCAGCACAATGCCACCACCAacaaaaaaggctgaaacagcagcaggacttacttttttttttttttaaaagagtctGTGTGAGCAACAGTCACACAACCCAAGGGTAACATCTGATCATAATTTATTAACACGTATGACAGTATATTAGATATGTGTAATGATATCTTATCAGGAGAATGGTAGTACATAAAGTAATGACTCAATTGAAGCAATGAAAGGTGGAGAGGCTGAAGAAGCTCAGACGAGGTCTTAAATCAGTTTAATGAAATATGTATTAGCCTGTTATTCATTTTTAAGTATAATAGTAAACAATTTTATAATGAAAAGAACTGGCTCagggaagagagaggagagccaggtggagcttcagggcgtgaggtcagctttaaaaaccatattaattataatagatccagaaagaacaggtgaggactgacgtcagtttttttttaatgttttcattatttccacatTACTTATAAGAGTATGGGTTAGGTTATGTTTAGGTTGTCAGGTGCAGTACAACACCCCACTAGACTTGATGAAATGCTGCTCCATAGTGACcaataagtgattttttttttttcctcatttagtATAAAATGAGCCACCTTTAGGTTCAGGAGCTGTGCCTCATCTCTGAAACCATTTTGTATGTTTAGGAGCAGCAATGCAGGGGCAGCACATAGGAGACAGGAAAAAGAGAGGGTGGTATAGGGTCGAGGTGAGGtcttaaaataaatgagtgaaaacTTTTAATGTAAGGTATGCGATATAATGTATACATCTTAGGCCTgggcaataaatcaataactATATATCACAATAGACACACGATcaatatagcatttttttatgctttgctcagagtatttacagatctgtcaggtttccgatatgtgtcccctcaatagtaaactcattcctacaccCTTGTTATTATTACATAAAACAAATACTAGGGTTCTCTACAGTTTCTCTTGCCTTTTCCAGAGGTACCAGTAAGGTTCCCCAAACATTCACAAAGTTACCCTTGACAGTATTTGCCATTTCCACCAAAGCTTCATTGATGTCTTCTGAAGACCGTCTCAGTGTTCCACTGAGATTCCCTTGTGTTCCTTTGGATTTCATTgcttgtattttgtgttttcagcctCGCAGTAGCTCTGATTCTCAGCCTCCAGAGGCCTCTGCTCCAACTGAGGAGTCACTTACTACTGAAGCCGACATCCAGCTCTCCCCACTGGGAAGCACTGACCAGGAGGTCTCCTTCACAGAGGTTCATGCCCAGCTGGCCCCAGATGAGCCACAGGAAGAGATGGTGAAAAAGGAGATGAAAGAAGAGAAGGAGGTGGTGAAAGACCAGGAGACATCTGTTGTGGTGGAGGCTAATGTGTCAGTGGTTTCTGAGGGAGTTGGAGAAGAGTATGCGCTGTCCTCCACACTCCCTCaggaggagaaaggagaggaggagaaggtggaTGAATTCTAAACACTTCTCTGGTATTGGAGGTTCATCAGTGACTAAACAAATCTGAGCTATAATCAATCAGAGTCCAGATCTTctaaaagaaacatttcaatTTCCTTTCACTGAAGTTCCTCTTGAGCTCTCCTTAAATTCTCCAATTCGGTCCTTAAAGATTCTCCAAAGGTTACCTTAAAGTCCCACTGGGTTTCCCCAGTTAAAGAACCCCAGGTTTCCTACAACAATCCCAAAGTTCCCTTCAATAAAAAACTTGATGAGGTTCCTTTAAGAGTTCTCTGGGGTTCCTccaaagtttttcttctttcatgttTCTGGTCATTTTGCTAAACTAGGCTGAGCAGCTGCTTGCTGTAGCTTCATAGTTACAGATCTGAAAATGTTACAATGTTCCTTCAAGGTTTGAAGCTCAGTTTTGTTCTGTACTGGATCAATAATTCAGAGTATTGATAAACCTCCACAAACATCTGCTGTGTTACATGTGACCCTGAAAACTACGTATCTCATAAAGTATTGAGGAACCAGTGTTCCTCACGCTCTGTTATGTTCATTTATGTTTAAGGTTAAAAGTCTGTATGACGTTGGAGAACTTTAATTCTTCCACTGAGCTGAAACCTGAAGCTAGAACGTGGAGATAAGGGGTTTCTACAGTTTTAATATATCTTTATGTTCCTTCTTTTGTTGCTGACCTACAGTACACTCTGTATAAGAAGCTGACTGATGTAACTCTGATGATCAGCCTGATCAGGAACCTTCACAGCATAAACCATTTACTCAGTAGACCCCAGTTAAGTTCTAAATCGCTACCTGTCAATCATCCAAAACTCAGGGAACACAAAGTCATCATGGTGCTAAACAGACCCTTAAAATGTTCCCAAAAGGTTGCAATAATGTTCTACAAGCTGTCACCTAATGATCCTTCAGGTTATTAGAACATTATGCCAGTGTTCCACTATGGTTCCTCAGGAGATCCCTAAGTATCGTGTAACTTGAAAGTCTCATGAAGGATTTTACATCCGCCGAGTGCTCTCCAGGGTTCCAGTAGCATTCTGGTAACAATCCCCATTCTTACATTGCCTAAATGTTCCTCCAATGTTTGTCTTAAATTATTGTTTGGTTCAGATGAGATTTTAATGTACTCTTCTTGTCCCCAAAGGTTCTAAAAGGTTCTCAAGAGATTCCCTCTAGAACTGTCTAAATTCTTATTTGACTGCTCCGATGTTCCAGACTCATATTTGGAACTAGTTTCACTTAAACATTCCCTTCAACTTTCCTATTAAATGGCTTTAAATTTTTTCAAGGACTCTTAGCTGTTAACATCAGGTCCCCCTGATGTTCCTCTAACATTCCCTAGTGCCTTCTTAAGTGCTCCCAAAAATATCCTAAGCATTCCCTAAAGGTTCCCCTGGTGAGTCACTTGTGTTTTCCTAATGTTCAGCTGCAATTCCCCTGATGTTTATGTTCTGCTGAGGTTCTCCTGACATTCCTCTAGTGTTCTTCTGAGATTACTGCTTGTTTCAGTTGCTATGTTGATTTACTGAACAAGAATTTGTATCTGatgtttgcttttcattttttgacTTTTCAATTGTTTATTCTCTCTGTGCTTATCAATAAATTGCCTTTTCCAGCTTATTAATGACAGAAGTATTTGTAACCACAGTGTTAACCTGCTGAGCAGACCCGATTGGACTTTTTGATTAGTTGATCAGTTTGTTGCCTTCAGGTTTAACATTGCAgtttttcttatattttatcGCAAGAACAAACTTTGTGCTGCCAAAGAACATTTCCTGTTCCAATTGATCACCTGTCGATCAATCACCTGAACCCTACATAAtcaataaaacttttaaaaccaCATTTCTGCCTTCTGCCTTTGTTTTGATTATAATGATCAGTTTCTGATCGGCTGAACATGACCACATTTTCAATCAACCAATTCAACAGTCAACAgtccacagaaaaaaagaaatgctcaaGTACTGTCAACTGAATGTACTTCTAAAGAAGTACTGTGAAAGTAGTTTTATGctccttgttttcttcttctgtggttagAAATATGTTAATGTGTAATTTAGCTTCAGATAAATGTAACTGTCATTctgctgctgacctttgaccttagcTGTCTGAAGGTGCAGACGGAGGCAGAGCGTGGGATGTTCTTCTGCCAGCCAATGGGAGAGAGTGGGGTGGAATTTTGAAACAGCAGGTCAGGAAGGAGGGGCAGGAGGTGGAGCCTGAGACATCCACATTCATACAGAGCACTGCTGAGTCTACACAGGATTACTGCAATATTACTACAGCTGTTCTGCGCTATTACAACAGTAATACTGCATTGCTACAGCAGCTGTTCACAGTACAGCCTGAAGTGACTGTGGCACTGGTATTTTTAGAGTACAGGTTGTAGTACTTTTAGTACCCTTATACCTGATTCCCCTCCTCCCGCTTCTTCTTTTCTGGCTGCAGATGGACTTGGCGGCACCCCCTGGCCTCTCTCTCGTCTCCGTCTTGTCTCTGTTAGCATGCTGCGCCCAGTTGTTTGCAGCTGTCCTGCTAACACAGAGGTATGGTGGGCGGAGCTCTACTGAGGACAGGTTTATCTTGCTGTGGCTCTTTTATGATGTCATCGTCCACCTGACACTGGTAGGCAAGGCTTTTTGTATTCACATCTTCTTACATATCTGATTATTTTTAAGAGGGTCCATTTGTTTACATGTctcttgttgtttatttttaggGCTCCATTTGTTTACATGTCTCTGGTTGTTTATTGCTTATTTTTAGGAGGGTCCTGACAGGTCTCatgatttgtttgtgaaggaagacacctgaaacactttattaaaaaatgatcaaatttaatctattaaagaatcagaaggaatcacatgtacatgtgggcaaatcttgctgtcacttggtgttggctctcactgcggtattgtatcacttcctgttcctgtttcggagcacagtgttttgctgtctgttagctgttatatctgtataactcaatttatctgaataataacatattttagtgtaatcttcacctactttaaatagcatactctttgctgaatcacctgtattcacattactcactttatttgtttttagaaattcgctagcttagctcagctagtagcttagcccttagccgactcactaccagcatggcttcttctcctgtctctcctgcactttcctgctctgggtgtcacatgtttagttactcctcggcctcctttagcagtaacggtacttgtaataaatgtagtctgtttgtagctctggaggccaggctttctgaactggagactcagctccgcaccctggaaaatcctacatctagccaggcccctgtagcgggtgcggaccatggtagcttagccgccgttagctcccccccagcagatcccgagcagcagggaaaacaggccggctgggtgacggtgaggaggaagcgtagtcctaagcagaagccccgggtacaccaccaacctgttcacgtctctaaccgtttttctccactcggcgacacacccgccgaggaacaaactctggttattggtgactctgttttgagaaacgtgaagctagagacaccggcgaccatagtcaaatgtcttccaggggccagagcaggcgacattcatggaaatttgaaaatgctggctaaggctaatcgtagatttggtaagatcgttattcacgtcggcagtaatgacacccggttacgccaatcggaggtcactaaaattaatattgactcggtgtgtaactttgcaaaaacgatgtcggactctgtagttttctctgggcccctccccaatcagaccaggagccacatgtttagccgcatgttctccttgaatcgctggctgtctgagtggtgtccaaaaaatgacgtgggcttcatagataattggcaaagtttctggggaaaacctggtcttgttaggagagacggcatccatcccactttggatggagcagctctcatttctagaaatctggccaaatttattaaccctcctaaaaactgactacccagggttgagaccaggaagcagagttgcagtcttacacgcctctctgcagcttctctcctcctgccatccccccaaaaccccatccccatagagtcggtgctgctcccagaccaccaaaaaacaaagctaaaatcagcaaaaagctatttagcagctgtaagactttataaccatcactgctcccaacaaaaaccacaatagcctacacaatgtaggataatatataatatactgtaaatagtccggcctgttaaggttcaacacacaggcacatcatgtacattgtatatagtgttattattagtagtattaaggttaatcttgtttgttgattttatatacatatatattcttttcttaatagtgtaaattattatatttttatttatatttatagtaactgcggctgctgttacacccaaatttcccctctgtgggacaataaaggctgtttcttcttcttcttcttcttcttaagcataaaaattcaaaaacaataaataatacagcttcatcaactgcaccaaaaaataaaacaattaaatgtggattgttaaacattaggtctctctcttccaagtccctattagtaaatgatttaataattgatcaatgtattgatttattctgccttacagaaacctggttacagcaggatgaatatgttagtttaaatgaatcaacacccccgagtcacagtaactgtcagaatgctcaaagcacaggtcgaggaggaggattagctgcgatcttcaattccagcttattaattaatcaaagacccagagaaagttttcattcttttgaaagcctgactcttagtcttgtccatcctaattgggaaaatcaaaaacctgttttatttgttattatctatcgtccacctggtccttactcagagtttctgtctgatttctcagactttttatctgatttagtgctcagttcagataaaataattatagtgggtgattttaacatccatgtagatgctgagaatgacagcctcaacactgcatttaatctattgttagattcaactggcttctctcaaaatgtaaaggagcccacccaccactttaatcatactctggatcttgtcctaacatatggcatagaaactgaagacttaacagtactccctgaaagccccctcctgtctgatcatttcttagtaacatttacatttactttaatggattacacagcagtggggaataagttttattacagtagaagtctttctgaaagtgctgtaactaagtttaaggatctaattccttcattgttatgctcttcagtgccaacatagtgcagagcagctacctaaactctgctcccagtgaggtcgattatctcgtcaatagttttacatcctcactgcgtataactttggatactgtggctcctctgaaaaggaaagcttcaaatcagaagtgcctgactccgtggtataattcacaaac from Archocentrus centrarchus isolate MPI-CPG fArcCen1 chromosome 2, fArcCen1, whole genome shotgun sequence includes the following:
- the cavin2b gene encoding caveolae-associated protein 2b, whose protein sequence is MVTTETHQSQDLLVPPQNQDQQDPENQQEEDPASPSSQLMGFDPEKMSQGPVNAITVLTLLDKLVNMLDAVQENQHKMEVHQMEMEGVVRGIQADMTKLSKSHSHTSNTVSKLLDKSRKLSVTMKEIRDKMERQGMQVKKLQANHAHLINRNNFRVLIFQEENEIPSTVFVKDPPPYPRDEILEEGEEGSIDVNCSQEGGLHTIDLSSDEDVGLEAEIEDEEVWPQDLENMEKSRAEKLKHSSLKKVDSLKKAFSRQNIEKKMTKIGTKIVSAEQREKIKQRTSSLKVSPLSFHIRKPRSSSDSQPPEASAPTEESLTTEADIQLSPLGSTDQEVSFTEVHAQLAPDEPQEEMVKKEMKEEKEVVKDQETSVVVEANVSVVSEGVGEEYALSSTLPQEEKGEEEKVDEF